CCTTGGCATCGCACAGAAGACCCCGGGTATAGTGCCTCGGCATTGCGGGCAGGAGCGCAGAGGCGAGAAAGACCACGGCTGCGATCGACGCGCGCTGCAACGGTAGGGCAGCCTCGGCGCGTCGGGCTGCGGCGCAGGCGGGCGTCTTTGGTGCGCTCTGAGCATCTTCAGCTTGCCGCTTGCCTGGCATGATCAAGGCGCCGGGATGCCCCTGGGCCTTGAACCGGAACTCGGTCGGGCAAGGTAGCCCTTCGAAACCCTCGCCAGGGCGGCAGGCGCCTCCAGGAAAATGCAGCCACGTTCCTGCGTGATCCAGCCTTTCACGGCGAAGTCCCGCAACCCGCGCGAAACGACCTCCCGCGCTGTCAGCAACTCGGCGGCAATATCGCCATGGGTCGCGACGACAGCCCCTTCACGCACATGACCCAAGAGCCAATCCGCAAGGCGCTGGTCGAAACCGAGCACATTCTTGGCCGAGACGCGCGCAAAGAACTTGGGCAAGCGATTGGCATGTGCTGCAAACAAGGCGCGCCGGAACCCGAGATGATCATCGACGAGTTGGTGGAACCGTTTCGGAGCGAGTTCGATCCAGGAACAGGGCGCCGTGCAGGTCGCGCTTATC
The Dinoroseobacter shibae DFL 12 = DSM 16493 genome window above contains:
- a CDS encoding Crp/Fnr family transcriptional regulator, which gives rise to MQPCDATLEDISLVDGLVAAGGVVKSADKGDTAFQWQGQPKAFVLVTQGKLTVHFRKTGQRLAWAECRATQGQDCMPVTAAILSGSPIAISATCTAPCSWIELAPKRFHQLVDDHLGFRRALFAAHANRLPKFFARVSAKNVLGFDQRLADWLLGHVREGAVVATHGDIAAELLTAREVVSRGLRDFAVKGWITQERGCIFLEAPAALARVSKGYLARPSSGSRPRGIPAP